Proteins from a genomic interval of Geodermatophilus obscurus DSM 43160:
- a CDS encoding peptidoglycan D,D-transpeptidase FtsI family protein — protein MARPPRPPAPRRRPTPPPRDGGGAFTSRRAPGSRRLAGALQVSRRRYSIGFVLVVVPLLVITGKLWLLQGVDSGQYALAATQDRIRVQDVAALRGSVVDRDGDPLAYTVAASRITADPTLVDDPARTALALTTLLDVPTSELTDRLSRDGRYVVLASQVPPETVDEIEELGLPGVFSEDDPVRLYPAGSVAGQVVGFTGREGHGLAGIEQSLDEQLAGTPGERRVEVGSGGHPIPSGLDQSTPAVDGSTVELTLDSDLQFVTEQRLQETCQDGATTRASAVVLDVHTGQVAAMGSCPGYDPGNYSRTDPELLGNPIVSSVFEPGSVLKAVTLAAAIEEGKATPETVLSVNGRIDAGDRVVRDAHDHQPIDWTVTGILAKSSNVGTIMLAREVGDAKLEEYLRAFGLGRTTGIELPGESAGILQDSAEWTESRAANVPIGQGVSVTTLQMASVYQAIANDGVRIEPRIVSSVGGRPAPAPESTRVLSESTADDVAYMLEAVVGPGGTAPLAQVDGFRVAGKTGTAQRANPECGCYDGGGYVTTFVGFAPADDPQYVVAVDLERPTSNEEGGQVAAPVFADILRQALTADGIVPSGTPRPDFVLTGPQQ, from the coding sequence GTGGCCCGTCCACCTCGTCCCCCCGCGCCCCGCCGGCGTCCCACGCCGCCGCCGCGCGACGGGGGTGGCGCCTTCACGTCCCGCCGCGCGCCCGGCAGCCGCCGGCTGGCCGGCGCGCTCCAGGTCAGCCGCCGGCGCTACAGCATCGGCTTCGTCCTCGTCGTCGTCCCGCTGCTGGTGATCACCGGCAAGCTGTGGCTGCTGCAGGGCGTCGATAGCGGGCAGTACGCCCTCGCCGCCACCCAGGACCGCATCCGGGTCCAGGACGTCGCCGCGCTGCGCGGCTCGGTGGTCGACCGCGACGGCGATCCGCTGGCCTACACCGTCGCGGCCTCCCGGATCACCGCCGACCCGACGCTCGTCGACGACCCCGCGCGCACGGCGCTGGCGCTCACCACGCTGCTCGACGTCCCGACCTCCGAGCTGACCGACCGGCTCTCCCGGGACGGCCGGTACGTCGTCCTGGCCTCGCAGGTGCCGCCGGAGACGGTCGACGAGATCGAGGAGCTGGGGCTGCCCGGCGTCTTCTCCGAGGACGACCCGGTGCGCCTCTACCCGGCCGGGTCGGTCGCCGGACAGGTCGTCGGCTTCACCGGCCGGGAGGGGCACGGGCTGGCCGGCATCGAGCAGAGCCTCGACGAGCAGCTGGCCGGCACGCCGGGGGAGCGGCGGGTCGAGGTCGGCAGCGGCGGGCACCCGATCCCCTCCGGCCTCGACCAGTCCACCCCCGCCGTCGACGGCAGCACCGTCGAGCTCACCCTCGACTCCGACCTGCAGTTCGTCACCGAGCAGCGGCTGCAGGAGACCTGCCAGGACGGCGCCACGACGCGCGCCTCGGCCGTCGTCCTCGACGTGCACACCGGTCAGGTCGCCGCCATGGGTTCCTGCCCGGGCTACGACCCCGGCAACTACTCGCGGACCGACCCCGAGCTGCTGGGCAACCCGATCGTCTCCAGCGTCTTCGAGCCCGGCTCGGTGCTCAAGGCGGTCACGCTGGCCGCGGCGATCGAGGAGGGCAAGGCGACGCCGGAGACCGTGCTCAGCGTGAACGGGCGCATCGACGCCGGGGACAGGGTGGTGCGTGACGCCCACGACCACCAGCCGATCGACTGGACGGTCACCGGCATCCTCGCCAAGTCCAGCAACGTCGGCACGATCATGCTGGCCCGCGAGGTCGGCGACGCGAAGCTGGAGGAGTACCTGCGGGCCTTCGGTCTCGGCCGCACCACCGGGATCGAGCTGCCCGGCGAGAGCGCCGGCATCCTCCAGGACTCCGCGGAGTGGACCGAGAGCCGGGCGGCCAACGTGCCGATCGGGCAGGGCGTCTCGGTGACCACACTGCAGATGGCGTCGGTCTACCAGGCGATCGCCAACGACGGGGTGCGCATCGAGCCGCGCATCGTCTCCTCGGTCGGCGGCCGGCCGGCGCCCGCACCGGAGAGCACCCGGGTGCTGAGCGAGTCCACCGCCGACGACGTCGCCTACATGCTCGAGGCCGTCGTCGGCCCCGGTGGGACCGCGCCGCTGGCGCAGGTCGACGGCTTCCGGGTGGCCGGCAAGACCGGCACCGCACAGCGGGCCAACCCCGAGTGCGGCTGCTACGACGGCGGGGGCTACGTGACGACGTTCGTCGGGTTCGCCCCGGCCGACGACCCGCAGTACGTCGTCGCGGTCGACCTCGAGCGCCCCACCAGCAACGAGGAGGGCGGCCAGGTTGCCGCCCCGGTGTTCGCCGACATCCTGCGCCAGGCGCTGACCGCGGACGGCATCGTGCCGTCGGGGACGCCCCGGCCCGACTTCGTGCTGACCGGCCCGCAGCAGTAG
- a CDS encoding UDP-N-acetylmuramoyl-L-alanyl-D-glutamate--2,6-diaminopimelate ligase encodes MSQSGKGTASRPTGTGPLTLADLADLLGAPVQGDAGTAVTGVTLASGEVGPGDLYAALPGARTHGARYAADAAARGAAAVLTDPTGREEAAATGLPVCVVDDPRGLLGAVAARVYGEPARRLQVIGITGTNGKTTTSYLVEAGLAAAGRGTGLVGTVETRTRGRAADGTPTVTTLPSVRTTPEAPALHALLARMADSGVQTVVMEVSSHALVLGRVGGIPFAAAGFTNLGRDHLDFHTDIEDYFLAKARLFDGRAAVEVVDVDDPYGRRLAGMLGDRRAVTVSTQGADADWTATGLGPAPGGGTAFTLSGPGGRSWPARVRLPGAFNVANAVLAVALLDAVGVPVETALTGLAETVVPGRMEPVDAGQPFVAVVDYAHTPDAVATALAALRAATPGRVLTVLGCGGDRDPGKRAAMGEAAARGSDLLVVTDDNPRSEDPAAIRAAMLAGVPADRRGDVVEVGDRRAAIAEAVARARPGDAVLVAGKGHETGQDVAGTLHPFDDRAVLREALAQRVPAGVEPPA; translated from the coding sequence GTGAGCCAGAGCGGGAAGGGGACGGCGTCCCGGCCGACGGGGACCGGCCCCCTGACCCTCGCCGATCTCGCCGACCTGCTCGGCGCGCCCGTCCAGGGCGACGCCGGCACCGCGGTCACCGGCGTGACGCTGGCCTCCGGGGAGGTCGGCCCCGGCGACCTCTACGCCGCCCTGCCCGGCGCCCGCACGCACGGCGCCCGGTACGCGGCCGACGCGGCGGCGCGCGGTGCGGCCGCCGTCCTCACCGACCCGACCGGCCGCGAGGAGGCCGCCGCCACCGGTCTGCCGGTGTGCGTCGTCGACGATCCGCGCGGCCTGCTCGGCGCGGTGGCGGCGCGGGTCTACGGCGAGCCGGCCCGGCGGCTGCAGGTCATCGGGATCACCGGCACCAACGGCAAGACGACGACGAGCTACCTGGTCGAGGCGGGCCTGGCCGCCGCCGGCCGCGGCACCGGCCTGGTCGGCACCGTCGAGACGCGCACCCGCGGTCGCGCCGCCGACGGCACGCCGACGGTCACCACCCTGCCCAGCGTGCGGACGACACCGGAGGCGCCGGCCCTGCACGCGCTGCTGGCCCGGATGGCCGACTCCGGCGTGCAGACGGTCGTCATGGAGGTGTCCAGCCACGCGCTGGTGCTCGGCCGGGTGGGCGGCATCCCGTTCGCCGCGGCCGGCTTCACCAACCTCGGCCGCGACCACCTGGACTTCCACACGGACATCGAGGACTACTTCCTCGCCAAGGCGCGGCTGTTCGACGGCCGCGCCGCCGTCGAGGTGGTCGACGTCGACGACCCGTACGGGCGGCGGCTGGCCGGCATGCTCGGCGACCGCCGCGCGGTCACCGTCTCCACCCAGGGCGCCGACGCCGACTGGACGGCGACCGGCCTGGGCCCCGCCCCCGGCGGCGGGACGGCGTTCACCCTGTCCGGCCCGGGCGGGCGCAGCTGGCCGGCGCGGGTGCGGCTGCCCGGGGCGTTCAACGTCGCCAACGCCGTCCTGGCCGTGGCGCTGCTCGACGCGGTCGGCGTGCCGGTGGAGACGGCGCTGACCGGGCTGGCCGAGACGGTCGTGCCCGGCCGGATGGAGCCGGTGGACGCCGGCCAGCCGTTCGTCGCCGTCGTCGACTACGCGCACACCCCCGACGCCGTCGCCACCGCCCTCGCCGCGCTGCGCGCAGCCACCCCCGGGCGGGTCCTCACCGTGCTCGGCTGCGGCGGTGACCGCGACCCCGGCAAGCGGGCGGCGATGGGGGAGGCCGCGGCGCGCGGCAGCGACCTGCTCGTCGTCACCGACGACAACCCGCGCTCGGAGGACCCCGCCGCCATCCGCGCGGCGATGCTCGCCGGCGTCCCCGCAGACCGGCGCGGCGACGTGGTCGAGGTCGGCGACCGGCGCGCCGCGATCGCCGAGGCGGTCGCCCGCGCCCGGCCCGGCGATGCCGTCCTGGTGGCCGGCAAGGGCCACGAGACCGGCCAGGACGTGGCCGGCACCCTGCACCCCTTCGACGACCGCGCCGTGCTGCGCGAGGCCCTGGCGCAGCGTGTGCCGGCCGGAGTGGAGCCTCCAGCGTGA
- a CDS encoding AAA family ATPase — translation MTEVTPTAARTEAPVDVAAEGARIAANMARVVHGKPDVVHLALVVLLAEGHLLVEDVPGVGKTTLAKALAGSVDASVRRIQFTPDLLPSDVTGVSVYDQETREFEFKPGAVFANIVVADEINRASPKTQSALLECMAERQVTVDGVSYELARPFLVMATQNPIEMEGTYPLPEAQRDRFTARVSMGYPDREAELAMLDDLVTTDPLTTLTPATDAAGVRALVAAVGRLHVSEAVRRYVVALVEATRRSPDLRLGASPRAGLQLLRTARATAALAGRDHVLPDDVQTMAVPVLAHRLLLTPDAAASRRTAEQVVTDLLRTVPVLRGR, via the coding sequence GTGACCGAGGTGACGCCGACCGCCGCACGGACCGAGGCCCCGGTCGACGTCGCGGCGGAGGGCGCTCGCATCGCGGCGAACATGGCCCGCGTCGTCCACGGCAAGCCCGACGTCGTCCACCTGGCGCTGGTCGTGCTGCTGGCCGAGGGCCACCTGCTGGTCGAGGACGTGCCGGGCGTCGGCAAGACCACCCTGGCCAAGGCGCTGGCGGGCTCGGTCGACGCGAGCGTGCGCCGGATCCAGTTCACGCCCGACCTGCTGCCCAGCGACGTCACCGGGGTGTCGGTCTACGACCAGGAGACCCGCGAGTTCGAGTTCAAGCCGGGCGCTGTCTTCGCCAACATCGTCGTGGCCGACGAGATCAACCGCGCCTCCCCCAAGACGCAGTCGGCGCTGCTGGAGTGCATGGCCGAGCGACAGGTAACCGTGGACGGCGTCAGCTACGAGCTGGCCCGGCCGTTCCTCGTGATGGCCACCCAGAACCCGATCGAAATGGAGGGGACCTACCCCCTCCCCGAGGCCCAGCGCGACCGGTTCACCGCGCGGGTCTCCATGGGCTACCCCGACCGCGAGGCCGAGCTGGCCATGCTCGACGACCTGGTGACCACCGACCCGCTGACCACGCTGACGCCGGCCACCGACGCGGCAGGGGTGCGCGCGCTGGTCGCCGCCGTCGGCCGGCTGCACGTCTCCGAGGCGGTGCGCCGCTACGTCGTGGCCCTGGTCGAGGCCACCCGCCGCTCCCCCGACCTGCGGCTGGGCGCCTCACCGCGCGCGGGGCTGCAGCTGCTGCGCACCGCCCGCGCCACCGCGGCGCTGGCCGGGCGCGACCACGTGCTGCCCGACGACGTGCAGACGATGGCCGTGCCGGTGCTCGCCCACCGCCTGCTGCTGACCCCGGACGCCGCGGCCTCCCGCCGCACCGCCGAGCAGGTGGTCACCGACCTGCTCAGGACCGTCCCCGTCCTCCGCGGGCGCTGA
- the mraY gene encoding phospho-N-acetylmuramoyl-pentapeptide-transferase — MRSILIAAAFGLIISILATPVAVHLFRRKGFGQEIRDDGPESHLSKKGTPTMGGTVIVGATVGGYFIAHLFLIDQPGRGPSASGLLVLFLMVGLGTVGFLDDYLKIRFRRSLGLNKTSKLVGQLVIGVAFAVLALNFPDEAGITPASEFVSYVRDIGPLFLGSVGFVVLAYLFIAGFSNAVNLTDGLDGLAAGCSAMVCGAYTIISFWQFTHDCTSELIEGCYIVRDPLDVTLVAAAGLGACLGFLWWNTSPARIFMGDTGSLALGGLLAGLAVVTRTELLLVVLGGLFVAVTLSVVIQVAFFRATRRRVFRMAPLHHHFELAGWTENTVIVRFWLVTGMSVAFGLGLFYADWLAIAGL, encoded by the coding sequence GTGAGGTCGATCCTGATCGCGGCCGCGTTCGGGCTGATCATCTCGATCCTGGCCACGCCGGTCGCCGTGCACCTGTTCCGCCGCAAGGGCTTCGGGCAGGAGATCCGGGACGACGGCCCGGAGAGCCACCTGTCGAAGAAGGGCACGCCCACGATGGGCGGCACCGTCATCGTCGGGGCCACCGTCGGGGGCTACTTCATCGCCCACCTGTTCCTGATCGACCAGCCCGGCCGCGGGCCGTCGGCCAGCGGGCTGCTGGTGCTCTTCCTGATGGTGGGCCTGGGCACCGTCGGGTTCCTCGACGACTACCTCAAGATTCGCTTCCGGCGCAGCCTCGGGCTGAACAAGACCTCCAAGCTGGTCGGCCAGCTGGTCATCGGGGTCGCCTTCGCCGTCCTGGCGCTGAACTTCCCGGACGAGGCCGGCATCACCCCGGCCTCGGAGTTCGTCTCCTACGTCCGCGACATCGGCCCGCTGTTCCTGGGCTCGGTCGGCTTCGTGGTCCTCGCGTACCTGTTCATCGCCGGGTTCTCCAACGCGGTCAACCTCACCGACGGCCTCGACGGGCTGGCGGCCGGCTGCTCGGCGATGGTCTGCGGCGCCTACACGATCATCTCGTTCTGGCAGTTCACCCACGACTGCACCAGCGAGCTGATCGAGGGCTGCTACATCGTCCGCGACCCGTTGGACGTCACGCTGGTGGCGGCCGCCGGGCTGGGCGCCTGCCTGGGCTTCCTGTGGTGGAACACCAGCCCTGCCCGGATCTTCATGGGAGACACCGGCTCGCTGGCCCTCGGCGGGCTGCTCGCCGGCCTCGCCGTCGTCACCCGCACCGAGCTGCTGCTGGTCGTGCTCGGCGGGCTGTTCGTCGCGGTGACGCTGTCGGTGGTCATCCAGGTGGCCTTCTTCCGGGCCACCCGCCGCCGGGTGTTCCGGATGGCGCCGCTGCACCACCACTTCGAGCTGGCCGGCTGGACCGAGAACACGGTGATCGTGCGCTTCTGGCTGGTGACCGGGATGTCGGTCGCCTTCGGGCTGGGCCTGTTCTACGCCGACTGGCTGGCGATCGCCGGACTGTGA
- a CDS encoding UDP-N-acetylmuramoyl-tripeptide--D-alanyl-D-alanine ligase — translation MSLAEVAEAVGGRLTPDAAGTVPGKVTVDSRAVAPGDLFVAVPGERVDGHDFLTAAAAAGAVAALTTRPDGALPCVVVDEPVAALGRLAAAVHTRLAGGDLVTIGITGSSGKTSTKDLLGQVLATAGATVSPPGSYNNDIGLPLTVLDADEDTRFLVLEMGSRGRGHIARLCRVARPDVGVVLNVGSAHLGEFGSADGIAVAKGELVEALPAEGTAVLNADDPRVIGMAPRTRARVVTTGRSAGADVRAEDVALDEAGRAGFTLVAGGERAAVRLQVVGEHQVANALSAAGAALAAGMAPDAVAAALSAAEPRSRWRMEVTRRDDGVTVVNDAYNANPESMRAALAALAGLPARRRVAVLGAMAELGPGAADEHERLGRDAVAAGVDLVVAVGPDAVGIADGALAAGAREGEGAVRVPDRAAARELLTEVLVPGDVVLVKASRSYGLEVLAADLLAAGAGA, via the coding sequence ATGAGCCTGGCCGAGGTGGCCGAGGCGGTGGGTGGCCGGCTGACGCCGGACGCCGCCGGCACCGTTCCCGGGAAGGTCACCGTCGACTCCCGTGCCGTGGCACCCGGCGACCTGTTCGTCGCCGTGCCGGGGGAGCGGGTGGACGGGCACGACTTCCTCACCGCCGCCGCGGCCGCCGGCGCGGTCGCCGCGCTGACCACCCGCCCCGACGGCGCGCTGCCCTGCGTGGTCGTCGACGAGCCGGTCGCCGCGCTGGGCCGGCTGGCCGCGGCGGTGCACACCCGGCTGGCGGGCGGTGACCTGGTCACGATCGGCATCACCGGCTCCTCGGGCAAGACCAGCACCAAGGACCTGCTCGGCCAGGTGTTGGCCACCGCGGGCGCCACGGTCAGCCCGCCCGGCTCGTACAACAACGACATCGGCCTGCCGCTCACCGTGCTCGACGCCGACGAGGACACCCGCTTCCTCGTGCTGGAGATGGGCTCACGCGGGCGGGGGCACATCGCCCGCCTGTGCCGGGTGGCCCGGCCCGACGTCGGCGTCGTGCTCAACGTCGGCTCGGCGCACCTGGGCGAGTTCGGCTCCGCCGACGGGATCGCCGTCGCCAAGGGCGAGCTGGTGGAGGCGCTGCCGGCCGAGGGCACCGCCGTCCTCAACGCCGACGACCCCCGGGTGATCGGCATGGCGCCGCGCACGCGGGCCCGGGTCGTCACCACCGGCCGGTCGGCGGGCGCCGACGTCCGTGCCGAGGACGTCGCCCTCGACGAGGCCGGCCGGGCCGGCTTCACCCTGGTCGCCGGCGGCGAGCGTGCCGCGGTGCGGCTGCAGGTGGTCGGCGAGCACCAGGTCGCCAACGCGCTCTCGGCCGCCGGGGCCGCGCTCGCCGCCGGGATGGCACCCGACGCGGTCGCCGCCGCGCTGTCGGCCGCCGAGCCGCGCAGCCGCTGGCGGATGGAGGTGACCCGCCGGGACGACGGCGTCACCGTCGTCAACGACGCCTACAACGCCAACCCCGAGTCCATGCGGGCCGCGCTGGCCGCGCTGGCGGGGCTACCGGCGCGGCGGCGGGTCGCCGTCCTCGGCGCGATGGCCGAGCTCGGCCCCGGCGCTGCCGACGAGCACGAGCGGCTGGGGCGCGACGCCGTCGCCGCCGGGGTGGACCTGGTCGTGGCCGTCGGACCGGATGCTGTAGGGATAGCCGACGGGGCGCTCGCCGCGGGTGCCCGCGAGGGCGAGGGCGCGGTGCGCGTGCCCGACCGGGCGGCCGCCCGGGAACTGCTGACGGAGGTGCTGGTGCCCGGTGACGTCGTGCTGGTGAAGGCCAGCCGGTCCTACGGGCTCGAGGTGCTCGCGGCCGACCTCCTCGCCGCCGGGGCAGGCGCGTGA
- a CDS encoding DUF58 domain-containing protein, whose amino-acid sequence MAGPVATALASLTLRGRCLVAAGLTLLLLGVLLGETPLVQVAVFVLALPLLSAVAVARHRFRVATRRTVTPARVPRGRDADVRLELGNAGRGPGGLWLLAETLPVELGPAPQFVVDRLPGGRSTTLHYRVHGGRRGRYRLGPLRLRLVDPFGLVLRNVVGADTAALVVVPRVVPLGPGGPGGGQGGGGSGAHRSIAVHGEDDVSTRPYRQGDDLRKVHWRATARTGELMVRLEERPWRAQATLLLDTRSRAHLIARPTPADRRAVATTGPDTPPADSLEWLVEAAASIGTELIARGATLRVVTEGAELTAVERGAGLGPEELLDRLAGVAPSRLAGLAPGLGLLTRAAGEGPVVALLGAVGPDEAAELVQVRSGPAADVAVLVDIGSWAEADAARRRRPVGAAARAELTRQQEAAADLLRAGGWQVALAGAGDSVADVWAQVARLGVLQVGAR is encoded by the coding sequence GTGGCCGGTCCGGTCGCCACCGCGCTGGCGAGCCTGACGCTGCGCGGCCGCTGCCTGGTCGCCGCCGGGCTCACCCTGCTCCTGCTCGGCGTGCTGCTGGGCGAGACGCCCCTGGTTCAGGTGGCGGTCTTCGTGCTGGCGCTCCCCCTGCTGTCGGCCGTGGCCGTGGCCCGGCACCGCTTCCGGGTCGCCACCCGCCGCACCGTCACCCCCGCGCGCGTGCCGCGCGGGCGGGACGCCGACGTGCGGCTGGAGCTCGGCAACGCCGGCCGCGGCCCCGGCGGGCTGTGGCTGCTGGCGGAGACCCTGCCCGTGGAGCTCGGGCCGGCCCCGCAGTTCGTCGTCGACCGGCTGCCCGGCGGCCGATCGACGACGCTGCACTACCGGGTGCACGGCGGACGCCGGGGCCGCTACCGGCTCGGCCCGCTGCGGCTGCGGCTGGTCGACCCCTTCGGCCTGGTGCTGCGCAACGTCGTCGGCGCCGACACCGCCGCGCTGGTCGTCGTCCCCCGCGTCGTGCCGCTGGGCCCCGGGGGTCCGGGCGGCGGACAGGGCGGCGGGGGCTCGGGCGCGCACCGCTCGATCGCCGTCCACGGCGAGGACGACGTGAGCACCCGGCCGTACCGGCAGGGTGACGACCTGCGCAAGGTGCACTGGCGGGCCACCGCCCGCACCGGCGAGCTGATGGTGCGGCTGGAGGAGCGGCCCTGGCGCGCACAGGCGACCCTGCTGCTGGACACCCGCTCCCGCGCCCACCTCATCGCCCGCCCCACCCCCGCCGACCGCCGCGCCGTCGCCACCACCGGCCCGGACACGCCCCCGGCCGACAGCCTCGAGTGGCTGGTGGAGGCGGCGGCGAGCATCGGCACCGAGCTGATCGCGCGCGGTGCCACGCTCCGGGTGGTGACCGAGGGCGCCGAGCTGACCGCCGTCGAGCGCGGCGCGGGACTCGGCCCGGAAGAGCTGCTGGACCGGCTGGCGGGGGTGGCGCCCTCCCGGCTGGCGGGGCTGGCCCCGGGCCTCGGGCTGCTGACCCGCGCGGCCGGCGAGGGGCCGGTCGTGGCGCTGCTGGGGGCCGTGGGCCCCGACGAGGCCGCCGAGCTGGTGCAGGTGCGCTCCGGCCCGGCCGCCGACGTCGCCGTCCTCGTCGACATCGGCAGCTGGGCCGAGGCCGACGCCGCCCGCCGGCGCCGGCCGGTCGGCGCCGCCGCGCGCGCCGAGCTGACCCGGCAGCAGGAGGCGGCGGCGGACCTGCTGCGGGCCGGCGGCTGGCAGGTGGCCCTCGCAGGCGCCGGGGACTCGGTGGCCGACGTGTGGGCGCAGGTCGCCCGGCTCGGCGTCCTGCAGGTGGGTGCCCGGTGA
- the rsmH gene encoding 16S rRNA (cytosine(1402)-N(4))-methyltransferase RsmH — protein MSSTEPALGGWAPSAVHVPVLLDRVTELLAPACAADGAVLVDATLGLAGHSLALLRAHPGLRLVGLDRDPDARAEATRRLTDAGVADRATVVPAVFDELPGVLDRLGLTEVQAVLFDLGVSSLQLDRPDRGFSYAADAPLDMRMDPSAPRTAADVVNTYPTDRLARVLRVYGEERFATRIAQAITRERERAPFTHTERLAHLVRASIPAATRRTGGHPAKRTFQALRIEVNDELGVLERALPAALDALTVGGRIAVITFHSLEDRIVKQTLAAGAVDRTPPGLPVPLPEMGPTLRLLTRGGEAPSEAEVAANPRSASARVRAAERIRRAA, from the coding sequence ATGAGCAGCACCGAGCCGGCGCTGGGAGGGTGGGCGCCGTCCGCGGTGCACGTGCCCGTGCTGCTCGACCGGGTCACCGAACTGCTCGCCCCTGCCTGCGCCGCCGACGGCGCCGTCCTCGTCGACGCCACCCTCGGCCTGGCCGGGCACTCGCTGGCCCTGCTGCGCGCCCACCCGGGGCTGCGGCTGGTCGGCCTCGACCGCGACCCCGATGCCCGCGCCGAGGCCACCCGCCGGCTCACCGACGCCGGCGTCGCCGACCGGGCCACCGTCGTCCCCGCCGTCTTCGACGAGCTGCCCGGGGTGCTCGACCGGCTCGGCCTGACCGAGGTCCAGGCGGTCCTGTTCGACCTCGGCGTCTCCTCGCTGCAGCTCGACCGGCCCGACCGCGGCTTCAGCTACGCCGCCGACGCCCCGCTGGACATGCGCATGGACCCGTCGGCGCCGCGCACCGCCGCCGACGTCGTCAACACCTATCCCACCGACCGGCTCGCCCGGGTGCTGCGCGTCTACGGCGAGGAGCGCTTCGCCACCCGCATCGCCCAGGCCATCACCCGGGAACGGGAGCGCGCGCCGTTCACGCACACCGAGCGGCTGGCGCACCTGGTGCGCGCCTCGATCCCCGCCGCCACCCGCCGGACCGGGGGGCACCCGGCCAAGCGCACCTTCCAGGCGCTGCGCATCGAGGTCAACGACGAGCTCGGCGTGCTCGAGCGGGCGCTGCCGGCCGCGCTCGACGCGCTCACCGTCGGGGGCCGGATCGCCGTCATCACCTTCCACTCCCTCGAGGACCGCATCGTCAAGCAGACCCTCGCGGCCGGTGCGGTGGACCGCACGCCGCCCGGGCTTCCGGTGCCGCTGCCCGAGATGGGCCCGACGCTGCGGCTGCTGACCCGCGGCGGCGAGGCGCCGTCGGAGGCGGAGGTCGCGGCCAACCCCCGGTCGGCCTCGGCCCGCGTGCGGGCCGCCGAGCGCATCCGGCGGGCCGCGTGA
- the mraZ gene encoding division/cell wall cluster transcriptional repressor MraZ, which translates to MFVGSYPLRLDEKGRLALPVRFREQVAGGMVIKKGQERCVYGLTMARVAEQSAAAAAMAPSDTAAARMRARMSFGSMVEVEPDKTGRITIPANLREYAGLDRDVVVVGVDTRFEIWDAATWDAYVAEQEASYADMESEGMPTLS; encoded by the coding sequence GTGTTCGTCGGCAGCTACCCGTTGCGTCTCGACGAGAAGGGCCGGCTCGCACTCCCCGTCCGCTTCCGCGAGCAGGTGGCCGGCGGCATGGTGATCAAGAAGGGCCAGGAGCGCTGCGTCTACGGGCTCACCATGGCCCGGGTCGCCGAGCAGAGCGCCGCGGCCGCCGCGATGGCGCCCTCCGACACCGCCGCGGCCCGCATGCGCGCCCGCATGAGCTTCGGGTCGATGGTCGAGGTCGAGCCGGACAAGACCGGCCGCATCACCATCCCCGCCAACCTGCGCGAGTACGCCGGCCTCGACCGCGACGTGGTCGTCGTCGGCGTCGACACCCGCTTCGAGATCTGGGACGCCGCCACCTGGGACGCCTACGTGGCCGAGCAGGAGGCCAGCTACGCCGACATGGAGAGCGAGGGGATGCCCACCCTCTCCTGA